The proteins below come from a single Aegilops tauschii subsp. strangulata cultivar AL8/78 chromosome 6, Aet v6.0, whole genome shotgun sequence genomic window:
- the LOC109754598 gene encoding lycopene beta cyclase, chloroplastic, producing MATTALLLRAHHACRPPPAPQPGRAAIVCRATASAGQALRSLAPPPRPELLSLDLPRYDPARSRPVDLAVVGGGPAGLAVAQRVAEAGLSVVSIDPSPGLVWPNNYGVWVDEFEAMGLSDCLDTVWPSASVFIDDHTSKSLHRPYARVARRKLKSTMMDRCIAHGVRFHQAKVAKVVHNEASSLLICDDGVAVPATVVLDATGFSRCLVQYDKPYNPGYQVAYGILAEVDEHPFDIDKMLFMDWRDSHLPEGSAIKERNSRVPTFLYAMPFSPTRIFLEETSLVARPGLSMDDIQERMAARLRHLGIRIRSVEEDERCVIPMGGPLPVLPQRVVGIGGTAGMVHPSTGYMVARTLATAPIVADSIVRFLDTGNGGIAGDALAAEVWKELWPTDRRRQREFFCFGMDVLLKLDLQGTRRFFNAFFDLEPHYWHGFLSSRLFLPELLMFGLSLFAHASNTSKLEIMAKGTVPLAKMVGNLIQDKDR from the coding sequence ATGGCCaccaccgccctcctcctccGCGCCCACCACGCCTGCAGGCCGCCGCCGGCCCCGCAGCCGGGGCGGGCGGCGATCGTCTGCAGGGCCACGGCGTCCGCGGGGCAGGCGCTGCGCTCGCtggccccgccgccgcggcccgagcTGCTCTCCCTCGACCTGCCCCGCTACGACCCGGCGCGCTCCCGGCCCGTCGACCTCGCCGTCGTGGGCGGCGGGCCCGCGGGGCTCGCCGTGGCGCAGCGCGTCGCCGAGGCGGGCCTCTCCGTCGTCTCCATCGACCCCTCCCCGGGCCTCGTCTGGCCCAACAACTACGGCGTCTGGGTCGACGAGTTCGAGGCCATGGGCCTCTCCGACTGCCTCGACACCGTCTGGCCCTCCGCCTCCGTCTTCATCGACGACCACACCTCCAAGTCGCTCCACCGCCCCTACGCCCGCGTCGCGCGCCGCAAGCTCAAGTCCACCATGATGGACCGCTGCATCGCCCACGGCGTCCGCTTCCACCAGGCCAAGGTCGCCAAGGTGGTCCACAACGAGGCCTCCTCCCTCCTCATCTGCGACGACGGCGTCGCCGTCCCGGCCACCGTCGTCCTCGACGCCACCGGCTTCTCCCGCTGCCTCGTGCAGTACGACAAGCCCTACAACCCGGGATACCAGGTCGCCTACGGCATCCTCGCCGAGGTCGACGAGCACCCCTTCGACATCGACAAGATGCTCTTCATGGACTGGCGCGACTCCCACCTCCCCGAGGGCTCCGCGATCAAGGAGCGGAACAGCCGCGTGCCCACCTTCCTCTACGCCATGCCCTTCTCGCCCACCAGGATCTTCCTCGAGGAGACGTCGCTGGTCGCGCGCCCGGGGCTCTCCATGGACGACATCCAGGAGCGCATGGCCGCGCGGCTGAGGCACCTGGGAATCCGCATCCGGAGCGTCGAGGAGGACGAGCGCTGCGTGATCCCCATGGGCGGGCCGCTGCCCGTGCTGCCGCAGAGGGTGGTGGGCATCGGCGGCACGGCCGGGATGGTGCATCCGTCCACAGGGTACATGGTGGCGCGCACATTGGCGACCGCGCCCATCGTGGCAGACTCCATCGTGCGGTTTCTAGACACCGGCAACGGCGGCATCGCCGGGGACGCGCTCGCCGCCGAGGTGTGGAAGGAGCTGTGGCCGACGGACAGGCGGCGGCAGAGGGAATTCTTCTGCTTCGGCATGGACGTCCTGCTCAAGCTGGACCTCCAAGGTACACGACGGTTCTTCAACGCATTCTTCGACCTCGAGCCGCACTACTGGCACGGCTTCCTCTCGTCGAGGCTGTTCCTGCCTGAGCTCTTGATGTTTGGGCTCTCGCTGTTCGCGCACGCTTCCAACACGTCCAAGCTGGAGATCATGGCCAAGGGCACCGTGCCTCTTGCCAAGATGGTCGGCAACTTGATACAGGACAAGGATAGGTGA
- the LOC109754597 gene encoding protein STRUBBELIG-RECEPTOR FAMILY 8 — protein sequence MAAAALAGLLVALAAATAGATTESSDAAALGNLYTSWNSPPQLAGWSAGGGGDPCGAGWQGVSCIGSGVTEIKLAGTGLNGSLGYELSNLFSLKTLDLSNNQIQGSIPYQLPPNLTYLNLATNNFSGNLPYSISNMASIEYLNLSHNSLAQQIGDLFGNLSSLSELDVSFNKLTGDLPTSIGSLSNISSLYMQNNQLTGSVNVLSGLGLTTLNIANNNFSGWIPKEFSSIPDVILNGNSFLNGPAPPPPPFMPPPPRRPRSRPNRSGGSGNAPKGSESSTSQGGKNGLQTASLVGIIVGSILAALCVLLLLVLCIRKSRKRKDDSSTESKDFVGPLSVNIEEVSNREIPEQGLENTAMKVLPAEKMTPERVYGKTGSMRKTKVPITATPYTVASLQVATNSFCQDSLLGEGSLGRVYKADFPNGKIMAVKKVDSAAISLQEEDDFLEVVSSMSRLRHPNIVPLTGYCVEHAQRLLVYEYIGNATLHDMLHFSDEMSRRLTWNIRVRIALGTARALEYLHEVCLPSVVHRNFKSANILLDEEHNAHLSDCGLAALTPNTERQVSTEVVGSFGYSAPEFSMSGIYTVKSDVYSFGVVMLELLTGRKPLDSSRERSEQSLVRWATPQLHDIDALSKMVDPALNGMYPAKSLSRFADIIALCVQPEPEFRPPMSEVVQQLVRLMQRASIVRRQSGEELGFSYRAPEREGDTRDISF from the exons ATGGCGGCGGCCGCATTGGCCGGGCTCCTCGTCGCCCTCGCCGCGGCGACCGCGGGGGCCACCACCGAGTCCTCCGACG CCGCCGCTCTGGGGAATCTCTACACCTCCTGGAACAGCCCGccgcagctggccggctggtcggccggcggcggcggcgaccccTGCGGCGCGGGGTGGCAGGGCGTCTCCTGCATCGGCTCGGGCGTCACCGAAAT CAAGCTTGCGGGGACAGGTCTGAACGGCTCTCTGGGCTACGAGCTCTCCAATCTCTTCTCACTCAAAACATT GGATTTGAGCAACAACCAAATTCAAGGTTCAATTCCTTACCAGCTGCCACCAAATCTCACATATCT GAATCTGGCGACCAACAATTTCTCTGGCAATCTCCCATACTCCATATCCAACATGGCTTCGATTGAGTACCT CAATCTCAGCCACAACTCACTGGCTCAACAAATAGGCGATTTGTTTGGAAACCTCAGTTCACTTTCAGAGTT GGACGTGTCTTTCAACAAACTGACAGGGGATCTTCCAACTTCTATTGGCTCTCTATCAAATATTTCTAGTCT CTATATGCAAAACAATCAGTTAACAGGTTCTGTCAATGTTCTAAGTGGTCTAGGCCTTACTACCCT AAACATTGCAAACAACAATTTCAGTGGCTGGATACCAAAAGAATTCAGCTCAATCCCAGACGTGAT ACTTAATGGAAACTCATTCCTGAATGGAcctgctcctccaccaccacctttcATGCCACCACCCCCTAGAAGGCCGCGCAGTCGTCCTAACCGTTCTGGGGGAAGTGGAAATGCTCCAAAAGGCTCTGAGAGCTCCACTAGTCAAGGTGGCAAGAATGGTCTGCAGACAGCTTCTCTTGTGGGGATAATTGTTGGCTCAATACTTGCTGCTTTGTGTGTGCTTCTTCTTTTGGTATTATGCATTCGCAAATCTCGGAAAAGGAAGGATGATAGCAGCACAGAATCCAAAGATTTTGTAGGTCCACTATCAGTGAACATAGAGGAAG TATCTAACAGGGAAATCCCAGAGCAAGGTCTTGAAAATACGGCTATGAAAGTCCTGCCTGCTGAGAAAATGACTCCCGAGAGGGTTTATGGTAAAACTGGTTCTATGAGAAAGACAAAGGTTCCCATAACTGCGACACCTTACACCGTGGCTTCCCTCCAAGTTGCGACAAATAGCTTCTGTCAAGATTCCCTTCTGGGAGAGGGTTCACTTGGTCGTGTTTACAAGGCTGATTTCCCCAATGGAAAG ATTATGGCTGTTAAGAAGGTAGACAGTGCCGCTATTTCCTTGCAGGAAGAAGATGATTTCCTTGAGGTTGTATCAAGTATGTCACGACTTAGGCATCCAAACATCGTGCCGCTTACAGGGTACTGTGTGGAGCATGCCCAAAGGCTTCTTGTTTATGAGTACATTGGAAATGCAACGCTGCATGATATGCTGCACTTCTCTGATGAGATGAGCAGAAGACTTACATGGAACATCCGTGTAAGAATAGCACTAGGCACTGCTCGGGCATTAGA ATACCTGCATGAGGTGTGCTTGCCCTCTGTTGTTCATAGAAATTTTAAGTCCGCAAACATCCTACTTGATGAAGAGCATAATGCACATTTATCTGACTGTGGGCTCGCTGCCTTGACACCCAATACCGAGAGACAG GTTTCTACCGAAGTGGTTGGCTCATTTGGATACAGTGCCCCAGAGTTTTCCATGTCAGGAATTTATACTGTAAAGAGTGACGTGTACAGTTTTGGAGTAGTGATGCTAGAGCTATTGACCGGAAGGAAGCCACTAGACAG TTCTAGAGAGAGGTCAGAACAGTCTCTTGTTAGATGGGCTACGCCTCAGCTTCATGATATTGATGCACTTTCTAAGATGGTTGATCCAGCATTGAATGGAATGTACCCTGCGAAATCACTCTCTCGCTTTGCAGACATAATTGCACTCTGCGTTCAG CCGGAGCCAGAGTTCCGTCCTCCTATGTCCGAGGTTGTCCAGCAACTTGTGCGCCTGATGCAGAGGGCTAGCATAGTAAGGCGGCAATCAGGCGAGGAACTAGGGTTTTCTTACAGAGCTCCAGAACGTGAAGGAGATACGAGAGACATTTCCTTCTGA